In the genome of Acidobacteriota bacterium, the window CTCGAGCCCGATCCGGACGCCGCGGAAGTCGACGTCATCATCGACGGCGAAGAGCAATCCCGTAACGAGATCCAGGTCGGCGGCGGTTACAGTGAGCTGGAGGGCGGCTTCTTCCTCGCCAGCTACCAGACCCGGAATTTCCTGGGGCGGGGCGAATCACTGAGTTTCTATGCCTCGGTGGGCGGCCGTGCGAGCCGCGCGGCGATCTCCTTCGTCGAACCGTGGTTCATGGGCAAGCCCTATACTTTCGGCTTCACCATCTCCCGCCGTTCGCTGGACTTCGGGCGGGCCCGGGACGCGGCCGGCGCCTTGCAGCGGTTGTCCCAGACCTCCACGGGCGGGTCGATCATGGTGGGCAAGCGACTGGGCAACTACAGTTCGTTCCAGGTGCGCTACAGCTACGAGAACATCAGCGCCGACACCCTCGACCTCTCCCAGGACTTCGCCCAGACCGAAACCCGCATCGCCTCCATCACGCCGCTTTTCAATTACCGCAACGTCAATAACTTCCTTCGTCCGACCCGGGGCTTCGAGTTGCTGATCCTTCCGCAGATCACCTCGGATCTGCTGGGCTCGGAGGCGAGTTACTTCAAACCGCGGATCGAGAGCAGTTGGTACAAGCCGGTCTTCCGGCGCTTTTTCCTGGCGATCCACGGCGAAGTGGGCTGGGTCCGGCCCTTCGGCGGCGTCCACCGGGAGGCGGGCTTCGTCTCCGGCGTGCCGCGCTTCACCCGCTTTTTCATGGGGGGTGACACCATCGGGCCGCGGGTTTTCGAAACCCGCTCGCTCTCGCCGGTGCGCTTCATCCTGCCCGTCGATCAGAGCGGCAACCCGATCCCCGATCCGATCACCGGCATCGCGGTGCCGCGGCCGGTGCTGGTCGGGGGGAGCAAGTTCGGCCTGCTGCAACTCGAGTTCGGCATCCCCATCGGTCGCACGGCGACGATGGCGGCCTTCTTCGACGCCGGTGGTGTGTACGACAACGGCGAGAGCTGGAGCCTGTCGACCGCCCGCATGGCCGCCGGGTTCGAATTCCGGGTCTTCCTGCCGGTCTTCCAGGCGCCGATCCGCCTGATCTACGGCTGGCCCGTGCGTGAGCAGCCCGGTGACCGCACCAACAGTTTCCAGTTTTCCATCGGCCTGCCTTTCTAGCCCACCCTACGCCTCGGCCCTCCGGGCGCCGGGCGGCTCGCCGCCGGATGCGCGTCCCCCGGCGCCGGCAAGGCATCGTCGACGGCCTGCGAGTTCTCCGGACCGGGCGCCGGGAGCGCCTCTTCGACGGCGGCGAGCAACTCGTCGACCAGGGCCGCCGGGGCCGGTCGGGGCGGCTTGCGCTGGACGAGGATGGCGAAGAGCAGCCGTCGGCCGTCTTCGAGCACGAGCTTTCCTGCCAGCGTCGACACACCGGTGAGGGAACCGGTCTTGGCGCGCAGCCGGCCCCGGTAGGAGGCCAGGCGCCGGCGCAGGGTGCCGTCTTCGGCCGCCCGGGGCAGGGATGTCAGCAGTTCGGGGCCCCAGTCGGCGGCCCGTTCGGCACGCTGGAGTACGGCGACCAGGCTGCGCGGAGTCAGGCGGTCGACGGGAGCCAGGCCGGAGCCGTCGGCCAGGATCAGCCGGCTGCGGTCGATGCCCCAGCGGTCGAGGCAGCCTTCGAGAACCTTCAGGCCGGCACGGGTGGTGGCCGGGGGGTCCCCGGGGCGAACCGCGAGCAGGCGGAGCAGGATCTCGGCGGCGAAATTGCTCGAGAACTTGTTCGTCGCCGCCACGATCTCGGCCAGGGGTGGGGAGGTCCGGCGGAGCAGAACGGGAGCCGTGTCGGGGGCCCGCCCCCGGCGCAGGCCGCCGTGGAGGTGAATGCCCGCCGCCGGCAGGAGTTCGGACAGGGCGCGCCCGGCCACCATCAGGGGCTGGCCCAGGTGAAGCCAGCGCCGGTAGGGCGGGCCTCCCGCCGCCACCGTGCCCTGCACCAGGATGCGGCCTGCCCGCCCCTTTTCGCCTGGCTGGTAGC includes:
- the dacB gene encoding D-alanyl-D-alanine carboxypeptidase/D-alanyl-D-alanine-endopeptidase, which translates into the protein MERWQLEPGELGLLAVDADTFRPVLAHRPDQPLRPASTMKLLTTACALERLGPTRRFETVFRADRRPDAEGRIEGSLYVVGGGDPLLRGEDMWVALRELAALGTREISGDLVVDGHLFGPPARPASWPPARRSQPYEADQQALALAWNSIEVIVLPGPAPGTPARIATFPLAAGVELAGRPRTGTSTSITAGYQPGEKGRAGRILVQGTVAAGGPPYRRWLHLGQPLMVAGRALSELLPAAGIHLHGGLRRGRAPDTAPVLLRRTSPPLAEIVAATNKFSSNFAAEILLRLLAVRPGDPPATTRAGLKVLEGCLDRWGIDRSRLILADGSGLAPVDRLTPRSLVAVLQRAERAADWGPELLTSLPRAAEDGTLRRRLASYRGRLRAKTGSLTGVSTLAGKLVLEDGRRLLFAILVQRKPPRPAPAALVDELLAAVEEALPAPGPENSQAVDDALPAPGDAHPAASRPAPGGPRRRVG